CGAGCGGCCTCTTCTAACCAAACCTAACTCAAAGCAACCGACGTTATCAAATGCTTTTTGATGTTCATAAGAATCTCCTCTCTATCGAACATCAACTACGTTGCCAAATACTTTTGGCACTTCCCACTATGCCAAATGAATACGCTCAAGTCGCTAAACATACGGTATACCGTTTGTATATAAAATGTTTAGATACAATTTATCTGCTTATATAAGCTAAGAAGTTCTTCCAGCGAATGAACGCCCAACTCGCGATATGCTTTTGATTTATATTGTTTGATTGTATTAGGTGCATAATGAAGCTCTGTAGCAATCTCCTTAGCTGTTTGCCCCATAATGACACGTAAAAGTATTTGGGATTTTAATTCATCAAGCTTCTGACCTTGGCAATACTGTAAAAAACGACACTGTTGCTCTTTTGTAAACCCAAACTGCGTCTGTTGAACAAGTTCCTCGCTATCTAGCTTTCTCAGTGTATATACAAATAAAATACCAGCAAACGTACTGAGTGTATAAATAGCAGCTATGATGAGATACTGAGTCATCTGGATAACACTATGAACCGGATACGGAATCATTGATTGAAGCTCTGGCACATCGGATAACAATGCACCAAATAGTACATATATCATCAAGGTACATACTAAGAAGAACATACAAACATTTTGTGAAGGTAGGGTCCAGTTTTTATACGTTCTTATAAGCAATATACTTGCACACCAAATACAAACAACTGAACCAAATTGTACCGAAATGATTTGAGCCAATATAACAACAAGGAATACACCAAGGGCTATGTCTAACAGGAAAGTTTTATGTGATACACGTTTATATCCATATCGTACTATCCCTAAAAAACTTACAAAAATCCAGGGCACAAAGGCATATGAAACCTGTGAACCTGAATATAAAGTTCCAAATGCCATTAATCCATGAAACAGCCCCATGCAGCAACACAATATATACGTCCATGCCCGCTTATCCGATGCTGCCACACGCTCGATAAGTTGGCGAACTTCATGAGGCTTGCTTTGCCAATGTTCTAAACGATTAAAACCTATCAGTCTCGGATATACGCAACTAAAAACTAAAGAAACCACGCGTAAAAATGAGAGTCCCCATATAACTGAAGCAAAGTCCTTACTAATTACCGCAAGACCCACTAACCCTGCAACAGCGATAAGCACCGCAATAAACGACAGCTCACCGTGATTAGCAACAGATATATCACTAAACTGCACCTGATTGAATATAAGCAATACTTGAAATGAAAGTATAAAGCCAACAATAAAGTTGAAGAGTATATTTGCATGAAACAAGTATTCCATATAAAAAAGCTTTACTGTAGCTACAAGAGTAATCGTCGATAGAATATGAATGAGACAATCAACACGATGCATATACCTAGATATTTTAGATTTTGATAGTCTATGTGCAAGCATGTTATAGCCAAATGCAAGCAACATCCCCGCTATTAAGCCGAGCATCAGAAATAATGGTTGCTGATAAGAAAATCTTATCTCTAAAAGTGATATAGGAATAAGTGTAAGGCTACTAATCCAATACAAACAATTAAGCACATACGCAAAGACTGATGGTTCACTCTCAGCTATAGCTTCGCTCTGAGCTGAGCGAGTGCCTTGATTATGTGCTGAGGGGATATGCTGTATGGGAGTATCTGGTGCAGAGTGGATGTGTGGTGTAAAGCCTTCACTATGAGCAAGTTGTTCTACCAAGCTTGTATGTTCAAGAAGGATTGCTTTGAGGGCAGCGCGGCGCTTCACTTCAAATTTTTGGTAGATGCTCGATAAGTGCACGCGTACACTTGACTCAGATACGCTCAGTATCTGAGCTATCTCTTTTGCATCTTCAACCCATACCAATAGATTACAAATCTCACGTTCTCGTTTTGTCAGCTTTTTCCATATTGTTTGAAAGCGCTGCGCATCTATATGTAGGACTGCTGTGCTATCACTAGCTTGAAAATTGTTGCTCATACGTGTCAATGCACATATCTCCCGCGCGTACTTACTGTTCTATAGATACGTGGTATAGCTTTATACCCGCTATACCTTATACATACTATAGGCGTAAAAGACATGAAACACTAACGCTATTCATCACGCTCGCGCATATAAATCTGTTGTAGACCATATTCGCCTTCGGGGTCATAAAACTCATATACGCCAAGTGACCCTAAAAACGGACGAAGTCGCTTAAAGCCATAATTGCGCACATCAAAGTCTGACAAACGACGAGAGAGCTGATCGCCTAGCTGCCCCAGCGTAATCCAACCATCCTCATCACCATAGGCATCAATAATTGCTGAGATTGCAGAGCGAACTGCCTTGAGATGTCTGCGCCTATCTGCACGCGTCATCTCACCAAAGGCTGCCTGAGCGCTTCCCGAATCATCATCAGCCCCACTATCCGCAGCATCTCCCCCATCACGTGTACCTGTCTGTTTTTGCTGCTTTTCAGCTGCTTCTTCGGCTGCCTTTGCTTTTTCTGCCTCGCTAAATAGCAAGTCAAGGTACTTAAACTGATTACAGGCAGAAATAAAGGGCTTGGGCGTTTTTTGCTCGCCCATGCCAACAACTTGCATACCGCTCTCACGCAAACGAGCAACCAGCCGCGTAAAATCAGAATCAGACGATACAATAGCGAAGCCGTCAACGTTGCCTGAGTAGAGTATATCCATGGCGTCAATAATCATGGCTGAATCGGTTGCATTCTTTCCATAGGTATAGCTGTACTGCTGAATGGG
This region of Collinsella sp. zg1085 genomic DNA includes:
- a CDS encoding LuxR family transcriptional regulator, with the protein product MSNNFQASDSTAVLHIDAQRFQTIWKKLTKREREICNLLVWVEDAKEIAQILSVSESSVRVHLSSIYQKFEVKRRAALKAILLEHTSLVEQLAHSEGFTPHIHSAPDTPIQHIPSAHNQGTRSAQSEAIAESEPSVFAYVLNCLYWISSLTLIPISLLEIRFSYQQPLFLMLGLIAGMLLAFGYNMLAHRLSKSKISRYMHRVDCLIHILSTITLVATVKLFYMEYLFHANILFNFIVGFILSFQVLLIFNQVQFSDISVANHGELSFIAVLIAVAGLVGLAVISKDFASVIWGLSFLRVVSLVFSCVYPRLIGFNRLEHWQSKPHEVRQLIERVAASDKRAWTYILCCCMGLFHGLMAFGTLYSGSQVSYAFVPWIFVSFLGIVRYGYKRVSHKTFLLDIALGVFLVVILAQIISVQFGSVVCIWCASILLIRTYKNWTLPSQNVCMFFLVCTLMIYVLFGALLSDVPELQSMIPYPVHSVIQMTQYLIIAAIYTLSTFAGILFVYTLRKLDSEELVQQTQFGFTKEQQCRFLQYCQGQKLDELKSQILLRVIMGQTAKEIATELHYAPNTIKQYKSKAYRELGVHSLEELLSLYKQINCI
- a CDS encoding NYN domain-containing protein — its product is MYSETEPRYAILIDADNISEKYVSIILDEVNNVGIATYKRIYGDWTSTRMTSWKTCLLNHSITPIQQYSYTYGKNATDSAMIIDAMDILYSGNVDGFAIVSSDSDFTRLVARLRESGMQVVGMGEQKTPKPFISACNQFKYLDLLFSEAEKAKAAEEAAEKQQKQTGTRDGGDAADSGADDDSGSAQAAFGEMTRADRRRHLKAVRSAISAIIDAYGDEDGWITLGQLGDQLSRRLSDFDVRNYGFKRLRPFLGSLGVYEFYDPEGEYGLQQIYMRERDE